The following proteins are encoded in a genomic region of Arachis ipaensis cultivar K30076 chromosome B02, Araip1.1, whole genome shotgun sequence:
- the LOC107626012 gene encoding putative acyl-activating enzyme 19 isoform X1, whose translation MKAQSPEEEEEEKQTPRFCCLSHEFFRVASANPNKTAVIHASGVAHLSTRLRQTAHPFPPPASPNFNHDNISTLLEQRVESLSPPVYNGDRCFTYSHLLKAVDSLASRISSILLGADDPHLITPKPQGDNAVNHEKGTIYAAENLETNVSSSESVVDSSEEYRPKIVGIYMPPSVEYIEAVLSVLRCGEAFLPLDPYWPKERLLSIVASSSADLIIGSKSSFGNELDELDESHWLVKSVSCPVLSVSIEESLQEYSDLTDLLWPCANEKKRSFCYLMYTSGSTGKPKGVCGTEQGLSNRFLWMQGLYPLNGQESLLFKTSISFVDHLQEFFSAILTACMLVIPPFSVLKENIYSIIDFLQAYSINRLTAVPSLMKTILPGLQTHVGLRVQRSLKLLVLSGELFPLTLWEKLSTVLPNTFILNLYGSTEVSGDCTYFDCKRMPLVLKEDTLTSVPIGLPIYNCDVVLLCENASSKEGELYVGGSCISRGYYTESNMKSENFVKLPQSYWMNSMNDCKSKLYFRTGDFVKQLSSGDFVFLGRKDRIVKINGHRIALEEIEDLLRKHPYINDAAVICRNIEELLLLEAFIILEDKERLDESLIPAIRSWMISKLPSAVVPNYFIFVDSFPVSSSGKVNYELLVDSRLLTMNVKDKVVNIDCSSLLQRIQKAFHDALMVEKVCNDDDFFTMGGNSLSAAHVAHSLGIDMRFLYYHPSPFKLCMALLQKRGSCALHNKLDDCFELITERQDNHVSSNHIENSNTHESWMISKGNDDNSLPSKRLKRGITDVMLSADESSPWHFSPIFESSSFSRCNKVLHKGQPAVTGSQQTTWLANAPRGSRGHIKDCWKVYMESCVDASPMLVSKGSDIYLFIGSHSHKFLCINARSGSVQWEIKLDGRVECTAAIVSDFSQVVVGCYMGKIYFLDFSSGTICWSFQTSGEVKSQPVVDTRRHLIWCGSHDHNLYALDYKNHCCVYKLPCGGSIFGSPAIDEVRGLLYVASTGGRITAISISDFSFTVLWLHDLEVPVFGSLGITEIGTVICCLVDGHVLALDPNGSIVWKQTTDGPIFSGPCMPSTLPHEVLVCSRKGSVYSFKPENGDLLWEHNVGDPITSSAYVDEHLQLVSDDASHSSDRLICICSSSGRIHLLRENLNSSDDTIRRKIDVQEFARLDLLGDIFSSPLMIGGWIFVGCRDDYLHCVTLEMPKQHES comes from the exons ATGAAAGCTCAAAGccccgaagaagaagaagaagaaaaacaaacacCACGCTTTTGCTGCCTCTCGCACGAGTTCTTCCGCGTCGCTTCTGCCAATCCTAACAAAACCGCCGTCATTCACGCGTCTGGCGTCGCCCACCTCTCCACGCGCCTGCGCCAAACTGCTCATCCTTTTCCTCCTCCTGCCTCCCCAAACTTCAACCATGACAATATCTCCACGCTCTTAGAACAGCGCGTGGAGTCACTCTCTCCCCCGGTCTACAACGGTGACCGTTGCTTTACTTACTCTCATCTCTTGAAAGCCGTTGATTCCCTCGCCTCTCGTATAAGCTCTATCCTGCTTGGTGCGGATGACCCTCACCTTATCACGCCCAAACCTCAAG GTGACAATGCGGTTAACCATGAAAAGGGAACTATTTATGCAGCTGAGAACTTGGAAACTAATGTGTCTAGCTCAGAGTCGGTGGTTGACTCCAGTGAAGAGTATAGGCCAAAAATAGTGGGAATATATATGCCACCTTCTGTGGAATACATTGAAGCTGTTCTTTCTGTACTGAGATGCGGGGAGGCTTTCTTGCCTTTGGACCCTTATTGGCCGAAAGAAAGGTTATTGTCGATTGTCGCTTCCTCAAGCGCTGATCTCATTATAGGTTCCAAATCTTCATTTGGTAATGAGTTGGACGAGCTTGATGAATCGCATTGGCTGGTAAAGTCAGTAAGTTGTCCTGTTTTAAGCGTCTCCATTGAAGAAAGCCTTCAAGAATATAGTGATTTGACAGATTTGTTATGGCCTTGTGCCAATGAAAAGAAGAGATCATTCTGTTATTTAATGTATACTTCTGGTTCAACTGGAAAGCCGAAAGGAGTGTGTGGCACTGAACAAG GTCTTTCAAATCGCTTTTTGTGGATGCAAGGATTGTATCCTCTGAATGGGCAGGAATCATTGTTGTTTAAAACATCAATCAGCTTCGTTGATCACCTGCAAGAATTTTTCAGTGCTATTTTGACAGCTTGTATGTTAGTTATTCCTCCTTTCAGTGTTCTCAAAGAAAACATATATTCTATAATAGATTTTCTTCAGGCTTATAGTATTAATAGGCTTACAGCTGTTCCATCGCTAATGAAGACAATTCTTCCTGGATTACAAACTCATGTTGGCCTGCGGGTTCAAAGGTCACTGAAATTACTTGTGCTAAGTGGTGAACTGTTTCCCTTGACCTTGTGGGAGAAGCTTTCAACTGTTTTACCAAACACATTTATCTTGAATTTATATGGAAGTACCGAG GTCTCAGGTGACTGTACATATTTTGATTGCAAGAGAATGCCATTGGTTTTGAAGGAAGATACGCTAACTAGTGTGCCAATAGGTTTACCAATTTATAATTGTGATGTTGTGCTTCTTTGTGAAAATGCCTCGTCAAAGGAGGGAGAGCTATATGTTGGTGGTTCCTGCATCTCTAGAGGCTACTATACTGAGTCTAATATGAAGTCTGAAAATTTTGTAAAATTGCCTCAAAGTTATTGGATGAATTCCATGAATGATTGCAAAAGCAAATTATACTTCAGAACTGGTGATTTTGTCAAACAGTTGTCAAGTGGTGACTTTGTATTTTTGGGAAGAAAAGACCGCATTGTAAAAATCAATGGTCATCGTATTGCCCTGGAAGAAATTGAAGATTTGTTAAGAAAGCATCCATATATAAATGATGCTGCTGTAATTTGTCGGAATATTGAAGAGCTTTTGCTTCTGGAAGCCTTTATAATATTAGAAGACAAGGAAAGATTGGACGAATCATTAATACCTGCAATTAGAAGTTGGATGATTAGCAAACTTCCATCGGCTGTGGTTCCTAATTATTTCATCTTCGTGGATTCATTTCCTGTGTCATCCAGTGGTAAAGTTAATTATGAGTTGTTGGTGGACTCAAGATTATTGACAATGAATGTCAAGGATAAGGTTGTTAACATTGACTGCAGCAGTCTTCTGCAACGAATTCAAAAG GCCTTTCATGATGCTTTAATGGTTGAAAAGGTTTGCAACGATGATGATTTCTTTACCATGGGTGGTAACTCTCTTTCTGCTGCACATGTTGCTCACAGTTTGGGGATCGACATGAGATTTCTTTATTACCACCCAAGTCCTTTTAAGCTTTGTATGGCTCTTCTTCAGAAAAGAGGATCCTGCGCTTTGCATAACAAGTTGGATGATTGTTTTGAACTAATTACAGAAAGACAAGATAACCATGTCTCATCCAATCATATTGAAAATTCTAATACCCATGAGTCATGGATGATTTCTAAAGGTAATGATGATAATTCTTTACCTTCTAAGCGCTTGAAGAGGGGTATTACAGATGTTATGTTGAGTGCTGATGAATCTTCCCCATGGCATTTCTCTCCAATATTTGAATCATCTTCATTTAGCCGATGCAACAAGGTGTTGCATAAAGGGCAGCCTGCAGTTACTGGTTCTCAGCAAACAACTTGGTTGGCAAATGCTCCAAGGGGCAGCAGAGGTCATATAAAGGACTGTTGGAAAGTTTACATGGAATCTTGTGTTGATGCTTCCCCAATGCTTGTGTCTAAAGGCTCAGACATTTATTTATTCATTGGATCTCATTCACATAAATTTCTCTGTATAAATGCCAGAAG TGGTTCTGTCCAGTGGGAGATCAAACTAGATGGACGCGTTGAATGTACAGCAGCAATTGTATCAGATTTCTCTCAG GTGGTTGTTGGATGCTACATGGGAAAAATTTATTTTCTAGATTTTTCAAGTGGAACCATCTGTTGGAGTTTTCAAACGTCTGGTGAG GTAAAGTCACAACCAGTTGTAGACACAAGAAGACATTTGATCTG GTGTGGCTCTCATGATCATAACTTATATGCGCTTGATTACAAAAATCATTGCTGTGTCTATAAACTACCTTGTGGAGGCAGTATATTTGGGTCACCTGCAATTGATGAG GTTCGTGGATTGCTTTATGTGGCTTCTACTGGTGGTAGAATTACAGCTATATCAATATCG gatttttcttttactgtattgTGGCTACATGACTTGGAAGTCCCTGTCTTTGGTTCTCTGGGCATCACCGAAATTGGAACTG TAATATGTTGCTTAGTAGATGGCCATGTTCTTGCATTGGATCCAAACGGATCCATAGTTTGGAAG CAAACAACTGATGGACCTATATTTTCTGGGCCATGCATGCCTTCTACACTTCCTCATGAG GTGCTAGTATGCTCCAGAAAGGGAAGCGTGTACTCTTTTAAACCG GAGAATGGGGATTTATTATGGGAACATAATGTTGGAGATCCAATAACTTCATCTGCTTATGTTGATGAGCACTTGCAGCTAGTCTCTGATGATGCCTCACATTCCTCAGACAG GTTAATCTGCATTTGTTCAAGTTCTGGAAGAATACACTTACTTAGAGAGAACCTGAATTCCTCCGATGACACAATTCGACGGAAAATTGATGTGCAGGAATTTGCAAGGCTTGACTTGCTCGGCGATATATTCTCTTCGCCGTTAATGATTGGAGGCTGGATTTTCGTTGGTTGTCGGGACGATTACTTGCATTGTGTTACCCTTGAAATGCCAAAGCAACATGAAAGTTAA
- the LOC107626012 gene encoding putative acyl-activating enzyme 19 isoform X2, with the protein MKAQSPEEEEEEKQTPRFCCLSHEFFRVASANPNKTAVIHASGVAHLSTRLRQTAHPFPPPASPNFNHDNISTLLEQRVESLSPPVYNGDRCFTYSHLLKAVDSLASRISSILLGADDPHLITPKPQGDNAVNHEKGTIYAAENLETNVSSSESVVDSSEEYRPKIVGIYMPPSVEYIEAVLSVLRCGEAFLPLDPYWPKERLLSIVASSSADLIIGSKSSFGNELDELDESHWLVKSVSCPVLSVSIEESLQEYSDLTDLLWPCANEKKRSFCYLMYTSGSTGKPKGVCGTEQGLSNRFLWMQGLYPLNGQESLLFKTSISFVDHLQEFFSAILTASVPSLMKTILPGLQTHVGLRVQRSLKLLVLSGELFPLTLWEKLSTVLPNTFILNLYGSTEVSGDCTYFDCKRMPLVLKEDTLTSVPIGLPIYNCDVVLLCENASSKEGELYVGGSCISRGYYTESNMKSENFVKLPQSYWMNSMNDCKSKLYFRTGDFVKQLSSGDFVFLGRKDRIVKINGHRIALEEIEDLLRKHPYINDAAVICRNIEELLLLEAFIILEDKERLDESLIPAIRSWMISKLPSAVVPNYFIFVDSFPVSSSGKVNYELLVDSRLLTMNVKDKVVNIDCSSLLQRIQKAFHDALMVEKVCNDDDFFTMGGNSLSAAHVAHSLGIDMRFLYYHPSPFKLCMALLQKRGSCALHNKLDDCFELITERQDNHVSSNHIENSNTHESWMISKGNDDNSLPSKRLKRGITDVMLSADESSPWHFSPIFESSSFSRCNKVLHKGQPAVTGSQQTTWLANAPRGSRGHIKDCWKVYMESCVDASPMLVSKGSDIYLFIGSHSHKFLCINARSGSVQWEIKLDGRVECTAAIVSDFSQVVVGCYMGKIYFLDFSSGTICWSFQTSGEVKSQPVVDTRRHLIWCGSHDHNLYALDYKNHCCVYKLPCGGSIFGSPAIDEVRGLLYVASTGGRITAISISDFSFTVLWLHDLEVPVFGSLGITEIGTVICCLVDGHVLALDPNGSIVWKQTTDGPIFSGPCMPSTLPHEVLVCSRKGSVYSFKPENGDLLWEHNVGDPITSSAYVDEHLQLVSDDASHSSDRLICICSSSGRIHLLRENLNSSDDTIRRKIDVQEFARLDLLGDIFSSPLMIGGWIFVGCRDDYLHCVTLEMPKQHES; encoded by the exons ATGAAAGCTCAAAGccccgaagaagaagaagaagaaaaacaaacacCACGCTTTTGCTGCCTCTCGCACGAGTTCTTCCGCGTCGCTTCTGCCAATCCTAACAAAACCGCCGTCATTCACGCGTCTGGCGTCGCCCACCTCTCCACGCGCCTGCGCCAAACTGCTCATCCTTTTCCTCCTCCTGCCTCCCCAAACTTCAACCATGACAATATCTCCACGCTCTTAGAACAGCGCGTGGAGTCACTCTCTCCCCCGGTCTACAACGGTGACCGTTGCTTTACTTACTCTCATCTCTTGAAAGCCGTTGATTCCCTCGCCTCTCGTATAAGCTCTATCCTGCTTGGTGCGGATGACCCTCACCTTATCACGCCCAAACCTCAAG GTGACAATGCGGTTAACCATGAAAAGGGAACTATTTATGCAGCTGAGAACTTGGAAACTAATGTGTCTAGCTCAGAGTCGGTGGTTGACTCCAGTGAAGAGTATAGGCCAAAAATAGTGGGAATATATATGCCACCTTCTGTGGAATACATTGAAGCTGTTCTTTCTGTACTGAGATGCGGGGAGGCTTTCTTGCCTTTGGACCCTTATTGGCCGAAAGAAAGGTTATTGTCGATTGTCGCTTCCTCAAGCGCTGATCTCATTATAGGTTCCAAATCTTCATTTGGTAATGAGTTGGACGAGCTTGATGAATCGCATTGGCTGGTAAAGTCAGTAAGTTGTCCTGTTTTAAGCGTCTCCATTGAAGAAAGCCTTCAAGAATATAGTGATTTGACAGATTTGTTATGGCCTTGTGCCAATGAAAAGAAGAGATCATTCTGTTATTTAATGTATACTTCTGGTTCAACTGGAAAGCCGAAAGGAGTGTGTGGCACTGAACAAG GTCTTTCAAATCGCTTTTTGTGGATGCAAGGATTGTATCCTCTGAATGGGCAGGAATCATTGTTGTTTAAAACATCAATCAGCTTCGTTGATCACCTGCAAGAATTTTTCAGTGCTATTTTGACAGCTT CTGTTCCATCGCTAATGAAGACAATTCTTCCTGGATTACAAACTCATGTTGGCCTGCGGGTTCAAAGGTCACTGAAATTACTTGTGCTAAGTGGTGAACTGTTTCCCTTGACCTTGTGGGAGAAGCTTTCAACTGTTTTACCAAACACATTTATCTTGAATTTATATGGAAGTACCGAG GTCTCAGGTGACTGTACATATTTTGATTGCAAGAGAATGCCATTGGTTTTGAAGGAAGATACGCTAACTAGTGTGCCAATAGGTTTACCAATTTATAATTGTGATGTTGTGCTTCTTTGTGAAAATGCCTCGTCAAAGGAGGGAGAGCTATATGTTGGTGGTTCCTGCATCTCTAGAGGCTACTATACTGAGTCTAATATGAAGTCTGAAAATTTTGTAAAATTGCCTCAAAGTTATTGGATGAATTCCATGAATGATTGCAAAAGCAAATTATACTTCAGAACTGGTGATTTTGTCAAACAGTTGTCAAGTGGTGACTTTGTATTTTTGGGAAGAAAAGACCGCATTGTAAAAATCAATGGTCATCGTATTGCCCTGGAAGAAATTGAAGATTTGTTAAGAAAGCATCCATATATAAATGATGCTGCTGTAATTTGTCGGAATATTGAAGAGCTTTTGCTTCTGGAAGCCTTTATAATATTAGAAGACAAGGAAAGATTGGACGAATCATTAATACCTGCAATTAGAAGTTGGATGATTAGCAAACTTCCATCGGCTGTGGTTCCTAATTATTTCATCTTCGTGGATTCATTTCCTGTGTCATCCAGTGGTAAAGTTAATTATGAGTTGTTGGTGGACTCAAGATTATTGACAATGAATGTCAAGGATAAGGTTGTTAACATTGACTGCAGCAGTCTTCTGCAACGAATTCAAAAG GCCTTTCATGATGCTTTAATGGTTGAAAAGGTTTGCAACGATGATGATTTCTTTACCATGGGTGGTAACTCTCTTTCTGCTGCACATGTTGCTCACAGTTTGGGGATCGACATGAGATTTCTTTATTACCACCCAAGTCCTTTTAAGCTTTGTATGGCTCTTCTTCAGAAAAGAGGATCCTGCGCTTTGCATAACAAGTTGGATGATTGTTTTGAACTAATTACAGAAAGACAAGATAACCATGTCTCATCCAATCATATTGAAAATTCTAATACCCATGAGTCATGGATGATTTCTAAAGGTAATGATGATAATTCTTTACCTTCTAAGCGCTTGAAGAGGGGTATTACAGATGTTATGTTGAGTGCTGATGAATCTTCCCCATGGCATTTCTCTCCAATATTTGAATCATCTTCATTTAGCCGATGCAACAAGGTGTTGCATAAAGGGCAGCCTGCAGTTACTGGTTCTCAGCAAACAACTTGGTTGGCAAATGCTCCAAGGGGCAGCAGAGGTCATATAAAGGACTGTTGGAAAGTTTACATGGAATCTTGTGTTGATGCTTCCCCAATGCTTGTGTCTAAAGGCTCAGACATTTATTTATTCATTGGATCTCATTCACATAAATTTCTCTGTATAAATGCCAGAAG TGGTTCTGTCCAGTGGGAGATCAAACTAGATGGACGCGTTGAATGTACAGCAGCAATTGTATCAGATTTCTCTCAG GTGGTTGTTGGATGCTACATGGGAAAAATTTATTTTCTAGATTTTTCAAGTGGAACCATCTGTTGGAGTTTTCAAACGTCTGGTGAG GTAAAGTCACAACCAGTTGTAGACACAAGAAGACATTTGATCTG GTGTGGCTCTCATGATCATAACTTATATGCGCTTGATTACAAAAATCATTGCTGTGTCTATAAACTACCTTGTGGAGGCAGTATATTTGGGTCACCTGCAATTGATGAG GTTCGTGGATTGCTTTATGTGGCTTCTACTGGTGGTAGAATTACAGCTATATCAATATCG gatttttcttttactgtattgTGGCTACATGACTTGGAAGTCCCTGTCTTTGGTTCTCTGGGCATCACCGAAATTGGAACTG TAATATGTTGCTTAGTAGATGGCCATGTTCTTGCATTGGATCCAAACGGATCCATAGTTTGGAAG CAAACAACTGATGGACCTATATTTTCTGGGCCATGCATGCCTTCTACACTTCCTCATGAG GTGCTAGTATGCTCCAGAAAGGGAAGCGTGTACTCTTTTAAACCG GAGAATGGGGATTTATTATGGGAACATAATGTTGGAGATCCAATAACTTCATCTGCTTATGTTGATGAGCACTTGCAGCTAGTCTCTGATGATGCCTCACATTCCTCAGACAG GTTAATCTGCATTTGTTCAAGTTCTGGAAGAATACACTTACTTAGAGAGAACCTGAATTCCTCCGATGACACAATTCGACGGAAAATTGATGTGCAGGAATTTGCAAGGCTTGACTTGCTCGGCGATATATTCTCTTCGCCGTTAATGATTGGAGGCTGGATTTTCGTTGGTTGTCGGGACGATTACTTGCATTGTGTTACCCTTGAAATGCCAAAGCAACATGAAAGTTAA
- the LOC107626012 gene encoding putative acyl-activating enzyme 19 isoform X3, with protein MKAQSPEEEEEEKQTPRFCCLSHEFFRVASANPNKTAVIHASGVAHLSTRLRQTAHPFPPPASPNFNHDNISTLLEQRVESLSPPVYNGDRCFTYSHLLKAVDSLASRISSILLGADDPHLITPKPQGDNAVNHEKGTIYAAENLETNVSSSESVVDSSEEYRPKIVGIYMPPSVEYIEAVLSVLRCGEAFLPLDPYWPKERLLSIVASSSADLIIGSKSSFGNELDELDESHWLVKSVSCPVLSVSIEESLQEYSDLTDLLWPCANEKKRSFCYLMYTSGSTGKPKGVCGTEQGLSNRFLWMQGLYPLNGQESLLFKTSISFVDHLQEFFSAILTACMLVIPPFSVLKENIYSIIDFLQAYSINRLTAVPSLMKTILPGLQTHVGLRVQRSLKLLVLSGELFPLTLWEKLSTVLPNTFILNLYGSTEVSGDCTYFDCKRMPLVLKEDTLTSVPIGLPIYNCDVVLLCENASSKEGELYVGGSCISRGYYTESNMKSENFVKLPQSYWMNSMNDCKSKLYFRTGDFVKQLSSGDFVFLGRKDRIVKINGHRIALEEIEDLLRKHPYINDAAVICRNIEELLLLEAFIILEDKERLDESLIPAIRSWMISKLPSAVVPNYFIFVDSFPVSSSGKVNYELLVDSRLLTMNVKDKVVNIDCSSLLQRIQKAFHDALMVEKVCNDDDFFTMGGNSLSAAHVAHSLGIDMRFLYYHPSPFKLCMALLQKRGSCALHNKLDDCFELITERQDNHVSSNHIENSNTHESWMISKGNDDNSLPSKRLKRGITDVMLSADESSPWHFSPIFESSSFSRCNKVLHKGQPAVTGSQQTTWLANAPRGSRGHIKDCWKVYMESCVDASPMLVSKGSDIYLFIGSHSHKFLCINARSGSVQWEIKLDGRVECTAAIVSDFSQVVVGCYMGKIYFLDFSSGTICWSFQTSGEVKSQPVVDTRRHLIWCGSHDHNLYALDYKNHCCVYKLPCGGSIFGSPAIDEVRGLLYVASTGGRITAISISDFSFTVLWLHDLEVPVFGSLGITEIGTVICCLVDGHVLALDPNGSIVWKQTTDGPIFSGPCMPSTLPHEVLVCSRKGSVYSFKPVRASQ; from the exons ATGAAAGCTCAAAGccccgaagaagaagaagaagaaaaacaaacacCACGCTTTTGCTGCCTCTCGCACGAGTTCTTCCGCGTCGCTTCTGCCAATCCTAACAAAACCGCCGTCATTCACGCGTCTGGCGTCGCCCACCTCTCCACGCGCCTGCGCCAAACTGCTCATCCTTTTCCTCCTCCTGCCTCCCCAAACTTCAACCATGACAATATCTCCACGCTCTTAGAACAGCGCGTGGAGTCACTCTCTCCCCCGGTCTACAACGGTGACCGTTGCTTTACTTACTCTCATCTCTTGAAAGCCGTTGATTCCCTCGCCTCTCGTATAAGCTCTATCCTGCTTGGTGCGGATGACCCTCACCTTATCACGCCCAAACCTCAAG GTGACAATGCGGTTAACCATGAAAAGGGAACTATTTATGCAGCTGAGAACTTGGAAACTAATGTGTCTAGCTCAGAGTCGGTGGTTGACTCCAGTGAAGAGTATAGGCCAAAAATAGTGGGAATATATATGCCACCTTCTGTGGAATACATTGAAGCTGTTCTTTCTGTACTGAGATGCGGGGAGGCTTTCTTGCCTTTGGACCCTTATTGGCCGAAAGAAAGGTTATTGTCGATTGTCGCTTCCTCAAGCGCTGATCTCATTATAGGTTCCAAATCTTCATTTGGTAATGAGTTGGACGAGCTTGATGAATCGCATTGGCTGGTAAAGTCAGTAAGTTGTCCTGTTTTAAGCGTCTCCATTGAAGAAAGCCTTCAAGAATATAGTGATTTGACAGATTTGTTATGGCCTTGTGCCAATGAAAAGAAGAGATCATTCTGTTATTTAATGTATACTTCTGGTTCAACTGGAAAGCCGAAAGGAGTGTGTGGCACTGAACAAG GTCTTTCAAATCGCTTTTTGTGGATGCAAGGATTGTATCCTCTGAATGGGCAGGAATCATTGTTGTTTAAAACATCAATCAGCTTCGTTGATCACCTGCAAGAATTTTTCAGTGCTATTTTGACAGCTTGTATGTTAGTTATTCCTCCTTTCAGTGTTCTCAAAGAAAACATATATTCTATAATAGATTTTCTTCAGGCTTATAGTATTAATAGGCTTACAGCTGTTCCATCGCTAATGAAGACAATTCTTCCTGGATTACAAACTCATGTTGGCCTGCGGGTTCAAAGGTCACTGAAATTACTTGTGCTAAGTGGTGAACTGTTTCCCTTGACCTTGTGGGAGAAGCTTTCAACTGTTTTACCAAACACATTTATCTTGAATTTATATGGAAGTACCGAG GTCTCAGGTGACTGTACATATTTTGATTGCAAGAGAATGCCATTGGTTTTGAAGGAAGATACGCTAACTAGTGTGCCAATAGGTTTACCAATTTATAATTGTGATGTTGTGCTTCTTTGTGAAAATGCCTCGTCAAAGGAGGGAGAGCTATATGTTGGTGGTTCCTGCATCTCTAGAGGCTACTATACTGAGTCTAATATGAAGTCTGAAAATTTTGTAAAATTGCCTCAAAGTTATTGGATGAATTCCATGAATGATTGCAAAAGCAAATTATACTTCAGAACTGGTGATTTTGTCAAACAGTTGTCAAGTGGTGACTTTGTATTTTTGGGAAGAAAAGACCGCATTGTAAAAATCAATGGTCATCGTATTGCCCTGGAAGAAATTGAAGATTTGTTAAGAAAGCATCCATATATAAATGATGCTGCTGTAATTTGTCGGAATATTGAAGAGCTTTTGCTTCTGGAAGCCTTTATAATATTAGAAGACAAGGAAAGATTGGACGAATCATTAATACCTGCAATTAGAAGTTGGATGATTAGCAAACTTCCATCGGCTGTGGTTCCTAATTATTTCATCTTCGTGGATTCATTTCCTGTGTCATCCAGTGGTAAAGTTAATTATGAGTTGTTGGTGGACTCAAGATTATTGACAATGAATGTCAAGGATAAGGTTGTTAACATTGACTGCAGCAGTCTTCTGCAACGAATTCAAAAG GCCTTTCATGATGCTTTAATGGTTGAAAAGGTTTGCAACGATGATGATTTCTTTACCATGGGTGGTAACTCTCTTTCTGCTGCACATGTTGCTCACAGTTTGGGGATCGACATGAGATTTCTTTATTACCACCCAAGTCCTTTTAAGCTTTGTATGGCTCTTCTTCAGAAAAGAGGATCCTGCGCTTTGCATAACAAGTTGGATGATTGTTTTGAACTAATTACAGAAAGACAAGATAACCATGTCTCATCCAATCATATTGAAAATTCTAATACCCATGAGTCATGGATGATTTCTAAAGGTAATGATGATAATTCTTTACCTTCTAAGCGCTTGAAGAGGGGTATTACAGATGTTATGTTGAGTGCTGATGAATCTTCCCCATGGCATTTCTCTCCAATATTTGAATCATCTTCATTTAGCCGATGCAACAAGGTGTTGCATAAAGGGCAGCCTGCAGTTACTGGTTCTCAGCAAACAACTTGGTTGGCAAATGCTCCAAGGGGCAGCAGAGGTCATATAAAGGACTGTTGGAAAGTTTACATGGAATCTTGTGTTGATGCTTCCCCAATGCTTGTGTCTAAAGGCTCAGACATTTATTTATTCATTGGATCTCATTCACATAAATTTCTCTGTATAAATGCCAGAAG TGGTTCTGTCCAGTGGGAGATCAAACTAGATGGACGCGTTGAATGTACAGCAGCAATTGTATCAGATTTCTCTCAG GTGGTTGTTGGATGCTACATGGGAAAAATTTATTTTCTAGATTTTTCAAGTGGAACCATCTGTTGGAGTTTTCAAACGTCTGGTGAG GTAAAGTCACAACCAGTTGTAGACACAAGAAGACATTTGATCTG GTGTGGCTCTCATGATCATAACTTATATGCGCTTGATTACAAAAATCATTGCTGTGTCTATAAACTACCTTGTGGAGGCAGTATATTTGGGTCACCTGCAATTGATGAG GTTCGTGGATTGCTTTATGTGGCTTCTACTGGTGGTAGAATTACAGCTATATCAATATCG gatttttcttttactgtattgTGGCTACATGACTTGGAAGTCCCTGTCTTTGGTTCTCTGGGCATCACCGAAATTGGAACTG TAATATGTTGCTTAGTAGATGGCCATGTTCTTGCATTGGATCCAAACGGATCCATAGTTTGGAAG CAAACAACTGATGGACCTATATTTTCTGGGCCATGCATGCCTTCTACACTTCCTCATGAG GTGCTAGTATGCTCCAGAAAGGGAAGCGTGTACTCTTTTAAACCGGTGAGAGCTAGTCAATAA